The genomic interval AGACACTCATGTTGAAAATGCATAACAGACAAAGTGACAGGTATTTTTTCTCAGCTGCTGTGGATTTTGCCATTAGGAATAAGAATGCTGATAAGATCATACAAATCAGTTATTCCTCAATTCCATTTTTCACCTCAAAAGCCTGAAGGTGTCACTTATCAGTAGATGATGTACCAGGACAGAGCTATGAAAATAGATCAAGTTCTATCCAAAAGCCCCTACTTTTTCCTGATTTCATATGAAATTGCTTCTCATTGCCTTTCTTTCACTTCTGCTTCCTACcaattttacaggttttttctaatttaaaatgttatctcATGTAGACTGTCTGATTTGATGCTCACCACAAACTTGGGTGCTACCATGATCCTTATTTTAGAGATAAGTAAACAAGGCTCAGAGGTAAAGGCCTGTCTAAGTCCTATCGCTGGCGAGCAGAACAGCCAGGAACAGCTCCTGTGTCTCCCCTCTCCACTCTCACATGGACTACACAGAACCCTGACAGGTGCTGACCTCTGGGGTCCCAGTATTCTCTTAAGAAGCAAAGACAATCCTGGCCATTGGCTCCAATTATTGCAGTTTGAAGACTTGCCTTGAGAAATGCCTGCTGACATACATTCATGACCTCACATGTGTGCCTTCATAGAAAGGAGAAAGTCAGTAGGACTCCTTCTGAGGAGGCAGTGCAGGGATTAACTGCCCTTCATGGACTCCTCCcttgtctgtttttccttcttctccagcCAAGTCTGTAATCTTAAGAAAAGCAGGCACTGGCCCTAGGGATCCTGCTCTAAAAAATATCAAATCTAATATGAAGTCCCACTGGCCTATGCTCAGCTCCTTTATGAAGGAGAAGCTCTAAGGGGTTTGCTCTTGGCACATGACTGGCTTAGTCAGCACTGTCACGAACAGGAAAAGGGAATGCTGCTTATAATTATTACAATAGTTAGTAACTATTATAATAGCTAAGTCTTCAAAAGTTAAAgatcatcccagcttacccttccccctccccatgtcctcaagtccactctctacgtctgcatctttattcctgtcctgtccctaggttcttcagacctttttttttttttaagattccatatatacgtgttagcatacggtatttgtttttctccttctgacttaatttactctgtatgacagactgtaggtccatccacctcactacaaataactcaatttcgtttctttttatggctgagtagtattccattgtatatatgtgccacatcttcttcatccactcatctgtcgatggacacttaggttgcttccatgtcctggctattgtaaatagtgctgcaatgaacactgtggtacatgactctttttgaattatggttttctcggggtatatgcccaatagtgggattcctgggtcatagaGAGtggcaatgacatatatacactaccaaatgtaaaacagatagctagtgcgaagcagccgcatagcacagggagatcagctcggtgctttgtgtccacctagaggggtgggataaggagggtggaagggagacgcaagagggaggggatatagggatatatgtatacgtatagctgattcactttgttatacagtagaaactaacacaacaatgtacagcaattatactccaataaagatgtaagaaaaaaaaagttaaaaatcactgCACTTGAATCCAGGGATGAGAGAACTGGACATAGACACTGAAGATCTAGCTTGAACTTTTGCCAATTACTTACTAGAGGATTTTAGGCtaattattaaatttctttaacgTTCAATCTCCCCATTAGCTATGATGAACAGCACATTGTTATGGGGCCATGGAGAGGGGGTAGTTATTTCTAATGATAATAatcactattatcattattaccactattattattattagcatttgGTTTTTAAATAGGTAAGATGATTTTGAAAGTCATATATAACACATAAAATGCAAAATACCTTAAAAGATacagtaataataaaattagtatagtattattgttatcattaccCAACCTGTCTCTTCgagttttgtatttcttccttcaaaTGCTTTCTGAGAGCAACACGCCCACTCTTCACCACCACTCACAactcttctgtttcctttcccatcccGGATCATGCTGACTTTGAAAACGGTAGATCTTTCACTCCAGACATCTCCCCCTACAGCATCTCTGATATACCTTTGGAAATACATGCTGAGGAATGTATAGGCTGTTTATCCCATGTGGTTTTATTGAGTAAATGTATAAACCAAGTGGTGTGGGTCACAAGGGGTGATCATGGCTAATTGTGGGgttgctttttccttcttctatcaCAGAGACAAGGGAAATGGCGACCTCAGTCGATGGGACTGAGACTGTGGGTGAAGCTGCTGGGACCACACCCTATGACTATGAGGGGGCACTGCCATGTGAAAAAAGCAACATCAAGGAGCTGGGGGCTCAGTTCCTGCCCCCACTGTATTCCCTGGTGTTCACGGTTGGTCTGCTGGGCAatgtagtggtggtggtgatccTCACAAAATACAACAAGCTCCGGATTATGACCAACATCTACCTGCTCAATCTGGCCATTTCCGACTTGCTCTTCTTATTCACTCTGCCGTTCTGGATTCACTATGTTGGGTGGAATGAGTGGGTTTTTGGCCACCATATGTGTAAGTTGCTCTCTGGGCTCTATTACATGGGCTTGTACAGTGAGATCTTCTTCATCATACTCCTGACCATAGACCGGTATCTGGCCATCGTGCACGCCGTGTTTGCCCTTCGAGCCCGGACGACCACTTTTGGTATCATCACCAGCATCTTCACCTGGGTCCTGGCAGGGTTAGCAGCCCTCCCTGAATTTATCTTCCATGAGTCCCAAGAGGAGTTTGAACAGACTTTCTGCAGTCCTCTTTACCCAAAGAATGGAGAGAATGCCTGGAAGTGTTTCCATGCTCTGAGGTTGAATATCCTGGGTCTCGCTCTGCCTCTGCTCATTATGGCCATCTGCTACTCAGGAATCATTAAAACACTGCTGAGATGccccagtaaaaaaaaatacaaggccATCCGGCTCATTTTTGTCATCATGGtggtcttctttattttctggacACCCTACAATCTGGTTGTCCTCCTCTCAACTTTTCAAGTGCACCTGGAGACTGAGTGTGAGCAGAGCAGACAGCTGGACCTGGCCATGCTGGTGACGGAGGTGATCGCCTACACCCACTGCTGTGTCAACCCCGTGATCTACGCCTTCGTTGGTGAGAGGTTCCAAAAGCACCTCCGCCACTTTTTCTACAGGCATGTGGCCATCTACATGGGCAAATTCATCCCATTTCTTcctagtgaaaaactggaaagagCCAGCTCTGTCTCCCCGTCAACAGGGGAGCAGGAACTCTCTGCTGTATTTTAGGTCAGATGCAGAACATTGCCTAAAGAAGATGGATGGGGCAGATGAAGCAAACACATCAACCTCTGCACCAGTCCTCTGAACTTCCAGCGCAACACTGAAGTtcttaaagacattaaaatatataccCAATGGTAGCAGTCTATCTATGCACCCCAGAGGCATTACCAAAGGTCAGCAGATGGGCAGTGACTTATTGTCAAACCTGAGAAGTAGAGCTTTGCTTGATTCTTTCAagagttacatatattttaatgcaCCTGAATGTTACACAGTTACTATGTGCAGCTACACACAGGTAAAGCTTTTCATATCTTAAACCTTAACTTCAGCCAGTTATTGATATAAATGAAACATACTTCACAAAATACAATAAATCAATTACATTATCTCTTAATGTGCCTAGTTCTTTCCTTGCGTGATAAAGACTTGTAAAAAATTTATGCATATGTACTCTCAAGCACCATAATGGCATGTCACACCTGTTTTGAATATTCTTAATAATGAACAGATCTCCTATTCACACTGAATGACCACAGTTCCCATGAGCTACTCGATAGAAGAAGAGCAATTTGGTATTTTCAGTATAGAGAATAAAGGCCCTGCTCATAGAAACTTCTCAAGAGTCCTGAAATGTGCAGACACTGTCCTCTTTTACACCAGTCTCACTGTTCATCCAGTAACTGTGCATTAGGTGATACAGACAGGATGCACAAACACTGCCTTAGGTTAAGTGAAGGATGCAAAACTGTGTAAGACAAACACAATCCTTGCCCCCATGAAACTTTCCCTGTATTAGAGGATGTTCAAGACAGAAACAATAACTTTAGCGCAAAGAGGGACACACTCGCTGCTACGCCTGGGCCCGGAAGAAAAAGACCATTTCCAGCTGGAATCTGAGGGAGGAAGTGGCTTTTGAGTAGGTCTCTGAAGGAGGGGCAGGATTTAGAAAGGGAGAGGGTTGGGGGGAAGGCACCCGAAGCCAATGTACGCCCAATACAAAGGTGACTGGGGAAGGCACCAACATGTGTGGATGGCAGGGTGAGGTGGGAAGGCTGGGATGGGGGGTGATTTTCAGACAGAGCATCTTGGGCTTTATTGGGAAGGCAAAGGGAACAAAGCAGTCAAAATGGTGTGTCAGGAAGATAAATCTGGTATCACGCAGAGGAAGGagtagagcaggggtccccaacccctgggccatggaccgataccagtccacggcctgttaggaaccaggctgcaagcaggaggtgagcagctcCGCATCGCTCAcgttactgcctgaaccacccctccccctccccccaccactggTCCATaggaaaattgtcttccatgaaacccgTCCCTCATGCCAacaaggttggggaccactggagTAGAGGCCCCAGAACTGGGCAGGGAGGTAAGTTAGGAGACAAATGCAAGTGTGGAGGCAAGGAAAGATTAATGGCTGGTCAAGAGAGGTGCCAAGAGCATGCCAAGAAGAATGTGGCCAAGAGACAGTATGAAGGAAGAGTTAAAGCATCAGGAGCAGTATATGGTTGATTGAAAAAAACAAAGGGCAAAACagaatgtatgtttttaaaaaaaaaaaagaggagacacTTTTTTCATTGTGCTTAGATGCACTGACCATCCTCTTTAAGGatacaaaagaaagaagtaacAGAGGTCATCTTTAGGGAGGGGCGTGCGTAGAGAATAGAAGGAGGGATCTTTCTCTGAATACCCTTCTGCGTCTTTTAGATTTTGAAACATGGAAACacacttttcaaaaaataaacagcactttagattatacaaaaaaataaaaggctagaCTACTACTCAGATGTGGTATCCATTCTAGCCATAAAGAGATTAGAAGCCCTCTGCCATGAATTAACTCTGTGACCTGGTTAGATTATCTCTAACCCCCCTTACAGTCCACGTAAACTCTGATCTTGCTAAAGTTTTAGGAGCTGGATGCTCAAAGTCTACAAAATATATTGTACAAAAAAGGAGGTTGAGGCCTGATAGACAATTCCACAGCATCACCTCTTACTGGCCATGAGACCAAGTGCATTTTCCATTGTTCACTAAGGTATACTCAAGTTTCATGTGTTCATTCATCCATCTGGTCActtatcactcattcattcagtaaacatttgctaaGCACCTGTCATGTTCTCAGTTAAGTCCCTCAGGAAGCTCACTGTAGGACTGAATTGGACACTGTTCTGTCCTACACTGCCCAAGAT from Delphinus delphis chromosome 10, mDelDel1.2, whole genome shotgun sequence carries:
- the CCR3 gene encoding C-C chemokine receptor type 3 isoform X1, whose amino-acid sequence is MATSVDGTETVGEAAGTTPYDYEGALPCEKSNIKELGAQFLPPLYSLVFTVGLLGNVVVVVILTKYNKLRIMTNIYLLNLAISDLLFLFTLPFWIHYVGWNEWVFGHHMCKLLSGLYYMGLYSEIFFIILLTIDRYLAIVHAVFALRARTTTFGIITSIFTWVLAGLAALPEFIFHESQEEFEQTFCSPLYPKNGENAWKCFHALRLNILGLALPLLIMAICYSGIIKTLLRCPSKKKYKAIRLIFVIMVVFFIFWTPYNLVVLLSTFQVHLETECEQSRQLDLAMLVTEVIAYTHCCVNPVIYAFVGERFQKHLRHFFYRHVAIYMGKFIPFLPSEKLERASSVSPSTGEQELSAVF
- the CCR3 gene encoding C-C chemokine receptor type 3 isoform X2; translation: MLIRSYKSTREMATSVDGTETVGEAAGTTPYDYEGALPCEKSNIKELGAQFLPPLYSLVFTVGLLGNVVVVVILTKYNKLRIMTNIYLLNLAISDLLFLFTLPFWIHYVGWNEWVFGHHMCKLLSGLYYMGLYSEIFFIILLTIDRYLAIVHAVFALRARTTTFGIITSIFTWVLAGLAALPEFIFHESQEEFEQTFCSPLYPKNGENAWKCFHALRLNILGLALPLLIMAICYSGIIKTLLRCPSKKKYKAIRLIFVIMVVFFIFWTPYNLVVLLSTFQVHLETECEQSRQLDLAMLVTEVIAYTHCCVNPVIYAFVGERFQKHLRHFFYRHVAIYMGKFIPFLPSEKLERASSVSPSTGEQELSAVF